From Alienimonas californiensis, a single genomic window includes:
- the infC gene encoding translation initiation factor IF-3: MFLAPQSDRKAPPIRRPPREDRTATDKDAQRINEQIRLSPVRVVDQNGEMLGVIPTEQAMETARAAGMDLVEVAPNERPPVCRIMDYGKFKYQQKKRSQKGKGGHHGQIKEVRLRPKTGDHDIEFKMKKAREFLGHRDKVKVNILFRGRENAHHERGREILFKVIEDMDDIAKVEKPPGMEGGRIMSTVLAPK; encoded by the coding sequence TTGTTCCTCGCCCCCCAGTCCGACCGCAAGGCCCCTCCCATTCGTCGTCCCCCCCGCGAAGACCGCACCGCCACCGACAAAGACGCTCAGCGGATCAACGAACAGATCCGTCTTTCCCCCGTCCGCGTGGTTGACCAGAACGGCGAGATGCTCGGGGTGATCCCGACCGAGCAGGCGATGGAAACCGCCCGCGCCGCCGGAATGGACCTGGTCGAGGTGGCCCCCAACGAGCGGCCCCCGGTTTGCCGGATCATGGACTACGGCAAGTTTAAGTATCAGCAGAAGAAGCGTTCCCAGAAGGGTAAGGGCGGCCATCACGGCCAGATCAAGGAGGTCCGCCTGCGTCCCAAGACCGGCGACCACGACATTGAATTCAAGATGAAAAAGGCCCGGGAGTTCCTGGGCCACCGCGACAAGGTGAAGGTCAACATCCTGTTCCGCGGTCGCGAGAACGCTCACCACGAACGGGGCCGCGAGATCCTGTTCAAAGTCATCGAAGATATGGACGATATCGCCAAGGTCGAGAAGCCGCCCGGCATGGAAGGCGGCCGCATCATGAGCACCGTCCTGGCGCCCAAGTGA